Genomic DNA from Halomonas sp. BDJS001:
CGATCATTGGCGATAAGACGCTCGCTTACCCAAGTGGCGAACTCATCGACCCAGGCGGGCATAGGGCTCGCCTGGGGCATGAGTTCACGCAAGTTATGGGTCAGGCTGCCCGAGCCGATAATTAATACTCCTTCTCCCCGCAGTGCCGACAGGCGCTCGCCCAGCGCGACCAGTTCCTGATTGCTCCAGCGCACCGGTAGCGAAAGTGAAACAACCGGCACATTGGCATCAGGAAACATCAACGAAAGGGGCACCCAGGCGCCGTGATCAAGGCCACGCTCTACCCGCTCGGCGCCCAGTAACAGGGCCAGCCGTTCAGCCAGTTCAGGTTCGCCAGGGGCGGGGTACTGGCACTCGAAAAGCGCCCGTGGGAAGCCGCCAAAGTCGTGGATGGTCTCCGGCTTGGCGCTGGTACTAACCTTGAGCGCCAGGCTCTCCCAGTGTGCCGACACCACGACCACCGCCTTGGGTGACAGCTGTGTGCCCAGTTCGCGGAGGAAGTCGTGAGCCGGGGTTTTATTAAGCGCCAGCATGGGTGAACCATGGGAGATAAATAGGCTAGGTAACATGAGTAAGTCTCCACAGCAGCATTGCCAGCGCTGGCGGTGAGGCAAGGGCTGGCAATAGGGTTAGGTGTTAGGCGAAGCGGGGGCTTAACACCCAGCGGCCGCTGCCCAGGCCCGCTTGCACGATTAACGCCAGCGTCCAGAACATCGGGAATTCCCAACCGCCGCCGGCATTTGAGAACATCCAGCCGTTGCCAAGATGCACCCAGGCAGCGCCAAGCAGTACCGGCACCAGGGCCAGGCTCACCCAACGGGTGTACACACCCAGAATCAGGGCGGCTCCACCGCCGATTTCGGCTGCAATGGTCAAGTAGGCCAGAAATCCGGGTAAACCCAGTGATTCAAAATAGCCGACGGTGCCGGGCAGGGTAAACACAAACACCTTGAGCAAACCGTGGGCCAG
This window encodes:
- a CDS encoding DODA-type extradiol aromatic ring-opening family dioxygenase, whose product is MLPSLFISHGSPMLALNKTPAHDFLRELGTQLSPKAVVVVSAHWESLALKVSTSAKPETIHDFGGFPRALFECQYPAPGEPELAERLALLLGAERVERGLDHGAWVPLSLMFPDANVPVVSLSLPVRWSNQELVALGERLSALRGEGVLIIGSGSLTHNLRELMPQASPMPAWVDEFATWVSERLIANDRDALLSWERAPKAQKNHPTPEHFQPLLVAMGAGGEASQLHHSVEHGVLAMDVYAFS
- a CDS encoding DoxX family protein, coding for MTTYTHSTPALQPSLQPHAISLLRVALGVMALAHGLLKVFVFTLPGTVGYFESLGLPGFLAYLTIAAEIGGGAALILGVYTRWVSLALVPVLLGAAWVHLGNGWMFSNAGGGWEFPMFWTLALIVQAGLGSGRWVLSPRFA